The Quercus lobata isolate SW786 chromosome 9, ValleyOak3.0 Primary Assembly, whole genome shotgun sequence region ATACAAGAAGGGATGAAGGGAGAAAACAGTAACGTAAGCTAGCATGAGCTTAAGAAAATCCAACTGGTTTTTACAGGAATGAGGGTGGATTGTTTGGCTTTTCTTCAGGTGCTAACTGGCTGCGGAGGGCAGGGgatcacaaaacaaaaatcactgtaaatgtaatatatatatatatatatatatatatattgtaaagactcaatttgtaacgacccaaactggtattgggttcgcacgtttaaggcccaaacaataaaatttgtaaagcgTGAGTGTtcaagaactaggttaactttaAAAGGAAAACGATTCAACCTCATGTTTATAAATGGATTAGCACCGGTATAACAATTAGTTTCTACTAGAAACAAGTACAATTCTTTGGTTTCTAAGCCTTTTTCATGAGTGTTCTCTGTTTTCTCTTTCTATGTTCCGATCCCCCTTCTTTGGCATGCTtgtctttcatgttatatactgccctaTTCATATCAttttcaccacacacgtgtaggttgggttcaagAGATCTCTCgctgtcccatctaacaccttctggaacctcctactagcagctgtaaggctgcttcatcactgttcaggcatcacctctacattaatgcgaccagagagttggttgagaggcaattaatgcggagacAGCTgttgttatagatatttgtttgccttctctttcttacccttggtcccttatcccacctttagtggtaatgtAGCTCTGAAGTACATTTGTAACAAGGTGGCGTTCTAGTTGTCCTCAGActcatattgccgagaaggattttgtcctcggacgaatactgaactcaccttTCGTGATATTCACTCTTCCTTTCGTTTGGTTACCCCTACAGCttgatatgggcctcctcggatagTTTTgtatcctcggatgggccacaggcccaattaacttgactttaataatCCTAGTGACTAACCGgcccccatatatatatatatatatatatatatgaacaaaaTGGAATCTTCCTACCATGTTCTTGAAATGGGGATAAACTAGAAACACAAACCAATTAGGCCTAAGTTCTCACATACTTTTCATAATACTTTCTTATAACACAAAACCAATCAAGCCCAAGTTCCTGTGCTGCTCAATAAAGTTTCCTTACCCCCTCTTAAGATTGAAATTATGCTTATGATGTTGATAAGGTTGAAATTGATTTGTCATTGATAATAtgcaaaatataattaataataaaaaaaagtaaaaagcttGAAATCCACAGGCAAAATTGAAGTATGGAATACAATCTTTAGCTTGAAACCAAATCACAAACTACCAGAAAGGTCTAAAGCCAAGAACTATAGATTTGAGAATGAAAGAATTTGAACTTTACATCCTACGTTTGAGACTTCAGATTAATTTATCCAGTATCCTTGTTAATACATCTAAATATGATTGTTGTACAGTACGCACTCTTTTTATAAgcaaaaaattcattaaaagaaaagaacaaaccttAGTACACAGGATGTATACAAGGAAACACCACACTATCTCCACTAACCACAAAGAGGAGACTGAAGAGGTACATGACATGGAATCAGTTTCATTGGGAAAATCCAAACTGCGATTACATTAGACTTCTTCATGGCTGTTCAAGAGATTTCATCCCTAATGCTGGCTAAGAACAATCTTAACTCTCTTGCCTTCCTCTCATGTTCAGGAGACACATCAGTTTCTGATTCACTCAAATCAATTACATCAATACATTGACCATTTGATTTTGGAAATTTGGATACTATACGGGATTGTCTTGGCGGGGAAGGGCTTAAGAGATCAATGACCTCACTTTTAGCAGTACTTGGACCAACTTCATTGCAAGATATATCATCACTGCTCTTTGGATCAAGCCACAGATCTTGGTTTGTAAGATCAAATTCTGGTGCAGCAGTACGGCTTTCTGATATCTCCACATTTGAAGAAAAGGAGGCATTGTGAACAGAACTGCTTTCTAATTCGATGTCAAGTAATAGTCTTTGGAGTTTTAGATCAATTTCAGTCAGAGAAGATCCCTTCTCTGATTTCTTTGGCCTTGTTTTCCTGTGATTTTGTTTCTTCCTTTCAGCTCTTTCCTCCTCAAATTCCACAATCTTCTCAGGACAAGCACTTTGGacaaacaaaaaggaataaAGGATAAGGAAAACGAATTTTCCAGTattaaaagatattaaaataaaaacggaGATAAATCCTATTTGCTTATCCAGAATACTCCTAAGAAATATCTGAAAAATGATTGCAGAACTTTTTGTTTGCTCAGTTCCAGGTGTAGAACTGGATACCCTCTGTATGGGCcatgaaaatgttaaaaaaaacatttacacAGCATTAAGCTTTTACCAGAAATTCATTAATAACTATAGAATATGAACGGTCTTCTTGATGTGGTCCTCTCAATGCATTATTTAAGAATATTTGTTGTACTTAgatatgttctttttttctacTTACATATTGGTCTAAActccaagaaaaaaaaggggaaaacaGAAACATACTCTATTGATTGATTGCTAAAAAAACCTAAGCTTTCATTAGAAAAGATTCCATGCCTATTTTAAGTGCAATCTCAAACAAAATCTTTCAATGTGCATGCAACACAAAATCCATCTTGGATTAGATGTAGCACCACCCAACATTATACTTAAAGTCACTACAAAAGGATAAAATTCATTACCTCTCTACAAGATCCGCTGGTACTATGGAGGTCTTAAGTCCATCTAAATCCTCCCATGAGACCTCATAACAATCTCTTCCCTGAACCTTTCGATGCTTGATAATTTTAGAGACAGGGCATTTAACTGGTATCTGTAATTGGGAAATATTACTAGTCAAATGAAAGAGGAATCGTAAACATAATATGCCACAAAATGGTTAAAGATAGAAAAGTACAAACAACATATTCACTCAGATTTTATCAACTATGTTTAAATGTGAAAAGGGGGCATTTATACGTCCTATGGGTAAAGTCATTGCACTTTTTTATAAAGTACATATAATCAGTTACCTTATTTTCAACAGTAACTACAACAAATTTATGCCAGAATTGCTTCTTGGCATATCATGAAATCAAAAGAGCTAGTGGctccaattttaaaaatagtcCAAGCAGAAGGATAGAGCATAGCTTTCAATATAATGCAAATGACAATTGACATTCATTCTTTACATGCTACTTTTAAAATCTTCCAGGGTAGTACTAATGGTGCAACTGTGCAAGTTTAAAGGACATGAGTGACCAAACAGAATTCTATCATTATAATTTATCTTGAGTAAACCATTAATGAATAAGGaattagtgtttaaaaaaaaaaaaaaagaacagtaGTACCTTGTGTAATGGAAGCTTCAATCCTAGATCTGATGAAGTTGATCGCAAATTACAAAATCGCCGTAAGTTTCGTTCAGCAATCTTTGGAAGGATATACTCATCTGAGATATGAATCATGAATAaggtaaaataaacaaaaataagaaggcccaaaaaaaaaaaaaaaaactggaataACATATAATATGACACCCTGTAACCTCAAAAAATTCCCATATTTTCTATGATTTTGGACACAAGCAAATTGTGTTGAcagaaaatcccaaaaatctaGAAATATGGACACAGCATCTTTGTCTTAGCGAATGTCTAATATTAACCATGAATTAATCCATTGTGAAGACCATGGGTAGAAACTGAGAAAACAATAACTAAGTATCTGTGAAGCATCAAGCACAAATGTCAATATGATACAATATGGATACCAGCAATACTTCATTTCTTTAATCTGGGATATGATATGACAGGGTTAAGcttattaatattttgtaataGATGTGccaaatttttagtttaaaagatGAATAACAAACTTTAAAGGCATAAAATAGCtacatataattaaacaaactatgaagattttttttttttttttaaatgatccAAACCCATGCTAGACATTTACGAAGATTTAGAATTTTGAAGgtctaaaacttttttttttcttgtgtaaTGACTTTATGAAAATAGAACAAGTACAAGGGGTGTAAAATATATCCTCACTTATATCTGTTGAAATCCCTATTTTTCCTTAAGAACAATTAATTTTACCTCAAATCAATACGTGCCATATCCATGCCCTACCCAAGATCTTCACATATTCATATCTCATATATATTAGATATAGATATGGCAGGCATTTTGAATTacttgtgctttttttttttttttcctttttctttttttaattcaaacgTTACAACAAGTGGGGGAGGGGGAATTCGAATCCTGGTTCTCCTCAGGAAGCAGACTAGGCAATGCCACTAAGCCGCAAGACTCTTGGTGAAATACTTGAGCTTGTTCAATATGTAGTAAGTTTTTAACTAAGATTTATAGAACCCATAACATTCTGCAAATCTTTCGGACTACAAACAAGTGATGCACACAAATGGACAGGGTTCATGCTCTTGAAGCATCTGGCATGACAATTCTCAAATAT contains the following coding sequences:
- the LOC115959510 gene encoding flap endonuclease GEN-like 2 isoform X4, whose translation is MGSEFSCMIKEAKVLGMALGIACLDGIEEAEAQCALLNSESLCDGCFTSDSDVFLFGARTVYRDICLGDSGYVTCYEMTDVERRLGFGRNSLITLALLLGCDYSQGVHGLGPESACQIVKSVGDNVVLQKVASEGLSFVKKKRSSKKQGAVSKCNNSKENSLDHDMNVNGSKHDSERDDRHLQVIDAYLKPKCHLADSDAVHRALAQYPFQRAKLQQICAQFFEWPLEKTDEYILPKIAERNLRRFCNLRSTSSDLGLKLPLHKIPVKCPVSKIIKHRKVQGRDCYEVSWEDLDGLKTSIVPADLVESACPEKIVEFEEERAERKKQNHRKTRPKKSEKGSSLTEIDLKLQRLLLDIELESSSVHNASFSSNVEISESRTAAPEFDLTNQDLWLDPKSSDDISCNEVGPSTAKSEVIDLLSPSPPRQSRIVSKFPKSNGQCIDVIDLSESETDVSPEHERKARELRLFLASIRDEIS